CGCGTGACCTTCACCGTCACGCTGAAGAACACCGGTGACGCGCCGCTCGACGACGTCGCGGTGACCGATGACCGCACACCCGGCTGCGTGCGGAAGTTCGGGAGGCTGGCACCGCAGGCCACGCAGACCTACCAGTGCGACTTGCTCGCGCCGGGCGCCGACTTCACGGACCCCGTCGTCGCGACCGGCAAGGACGAGCTGGGCAAACAACTCAGCGTGACGGCCGACGCGCCGGTCGATGTCATCCACCCCGCGGTCGCGGTCACGGAATCCGCCGCGCCCGCGCAGGTGCGTGAGGGGGACCACGTGACCCTCAGTGTCACGGTGAGCAACACCGGTGACGTCCCGCTGGACGATCTCGCCGTGACCAGCACCAAGGTCCCCTGGTGCGCCAAGCAGCTGGGAATCCTGGCGTCGCAAGGGAAACAGACGTTCACCTGCACCACGGTGGCCGGAAAAGATGGCTTCACCAACTCCGTGACAGCCACCGGAACCGACCCGACCGCCCGCACGGTCACCGCCTCGGCCGACGCGAAGTTCACCGTGCAGCACCCGGCCGTAACGCTCGCCACGACCGTCCAAGGTGGACCCTTCCGCGAGCACGACAGCGTGCCGCTCCAGGTCATCGTCACCAACACCGGCGACACCCCACTCACGAAGCTGCACGTCACCACCGCAGCTCGCGCCGAGACCTGCGCGCAGGACCACGACACCCTGGCGCCCGGCGCCACCTGGACCTTCACCTGCACCACCACGGCACCGGCCGACGACGTCACGGAATCGCGCACCGTCACCGCCACCCCACCGGTGGGACCGGTCGTGACGGCAAGCGCCGAGACCGCCCTCGACGTGATCCACCCGGCCATCACCGTCACGCAGACGGTGGCGCCGACGGTCACCAGGCCCGGCGAACCCGCGACGTTCACCATCACCGCCACCAACACGGGCGACGCCGAACTGCACGACGTCGCCATCGAAGACCAAGCCGCACCCGAATGCGCCAACCGGCTCGGAACCCTGGCCCCACAAGCGAAACAGACCTACACCTGCACTCACTCCGCCGGCGACGACCTCACCAGCACCGCGAAAGCCACCGGCACTGACCCGTCGAACCGGCCGGTCACCGCGACCGCCGACGCGCACCTCGACGTGATCCACCCCGCCATCACGATTACCCAGTCGGCCAAGCCGCAGCAAGTGCGTGAAGGGGACCAAGTCACCTTCACGATCACGGTGCGCAACACCGGCGACGTCCCGCTCACCAAAGTGTCCATTATGGACGAAAAGGCCCCAGTCTGCGCCCGACCCGACGGCGGCACGACCCTCGCCCCCGGCGCCACCGACCACTACACCTGCACCACCCAAGCCGGCCCCGACGGCTACACCAACACCGCGAAGGTCACCGCCGCCGACCCACTCGGCGGCACCGTCACCGCGACAGCCGACGCCGCGTTCACCGTCGTCCACCCCGGCCTCTCACTCACCCGCACCGTGCACGGCGGTCCCTTCCGTGCCGGCGACGCCGTGACCACGACACTCACCGTGACCAACACCGGTGACTCACCCGTCACCGCCGTGCAAGTCACCGACGACCAGACGCCCGCGTGCGCCAAGATCTTCGACACCCTCGCCCCCGGCGCGAAGCAGTCCTACGACTGCACCTCACCCGCCCCCGCGGACGACTCCGTGCTCACCGCGCACGCCACCGGGATCCCCGCCACCGGCCCGCCCCTGACCGCGGCCGCCGACGCGAAGATCGACGTGATCCACCCGGCGATCACCGTGAAACCCGTTGCCGCACAACACCAAGCCCGGCCCGGCGACGACGTCACGATCACCGTCACCGTCACCAACACCGGCGACACCCCGCTGACGAACATCACCCTCACCGGCTGCCCCCACACCGAGAACCAACTGGCCACCGGCGCCGCCGCCACCTACACCTGCACCGTCAAAGCCGCGCCCGACGACTTCACCACCACCGTCAACGCCACCGCCAACGACCCGACGACCCGTCCGGTGACCGCGTCCGGCGCCACGGACGTCGACGTGATCCACCCCGAGATCGCGATCATGACCGACGCCGAGCCGTATCAGGTCCGCGAAGGCGACACCGTCACGTTCTCCGTGCTGGTGAAGAACGTCGGCGACGTCCCGCTCACCAAGGTGTCCGTTGTGGACGATCACACCGCCGCCTGCGCCCACGACGTCGCCACCCTCGCGCCCGACGCCGAAGACACCCACACCTGCACCACCGTCGCGGGCAAAACCGGCTTCACCAGCACCACCAAGGCCGCCGGCACCGACCCGACCCAACGCACGGTGACGGCGTCATCGCAAGCGTCGTTCGAGGTGCTGCAGCCGAAACTCACGGTCACGAAAACCAGCGCCGAAGGTCCCTTCGCCCCGGACGACTCCGTGCGCTTCGACCTCGTCCTCACCAACACCGGCGACACCGAACTGCACGACGTTCACGTCACGGACCCGCAGGCCCCCGAATGCGCGCGGACCTTCTCGACGCTGCCCGTCAACGGCATCCAGCGCTACCCGTGCACCACTACCGCGACCGGCTGGACCACCGACACCACTCAGGCCACCGCCACCCCGACCCGCGGCGCACCCATCACCACGACGGCAAGCAACCCCGTACCCGTGATCCACCCCGGACTCACCGTCACAACCGATCACCTCAACCAGCCCATCCGCCCCGGTGACCCCGTCACCTACCTGACCACCGTCCGCAACACCGGAGACGCCGAGCTGCACGACGTGACCGTTCGCGCCACCGACCCGGCCTGCGCGTTCACCGTGCCCCACCTCGAACCCGGCACCCAAACCCGCCGTGCCTGCACCCGCACGGCCGAAACGACGGCCGTCACCGACACCACCGCCACCGCCCAAGACCCCGCCGGCCACCAGCTCACGGCGACCACCACCACGACCACCGACGTCCTCGGCTCGAACGCCGCACCCGCGCAGCCGGTCAAGGTCATCCCCCGCCCGGCCCTGCACGTCACCGAACGAGCCGACCCGATCGCGAGCCCGGGCGACACCGTCACGTTCCTGGTCACCGCCGCCAACGCCGGCGACACACCCCTCACGGTCGACGGCCACCACCTCGACCCCGGCCGCCGGCGCGAATGGACCCGCACCGCCATCGCACCCCGCGGCGGCACGCTCACGGACGCCGTCGAAGTCACCGCCCAACGCGAAGGCGCACAGCCGCTCACCGTCCGCGCCGCCGCCACCGTCCGGATCCTCGACTCCCACGCGCGAACGGCCGCACAAAAGCAGCCGATCCCCGGCTCCGATCCCGACTTCACCTTCTACGTCCTGCTCGGCCTCGCCCTCCTCGGCTCAGGTGCCCTCCTCCTGCGCATCACCCGCGTGAGTTGAGTCTCCCGGCCTGCGCGGACGCATCACCGCACGCCGAGATCAGCTTGCGCCTGCACCAGGAAAACGCCGTCGGCCAAAGATCTTTCCCAGGCTTGATCAAATAAAGCGCTGGGCCTTTCGGGGGTAACGGTCGTAATCGGTTCGTGATAGTTTCCTCGCCCGTGTCCCCCATTGGTGCGCGTGGTCGAGTGGTTTTGGTGTCACTGAGTGTTCTTCTCGGCGGTTTCTCCGCCGCTGGAGGGACAGTGTGGCTCCACGACAGACCCAGCGTGGCGACGCTCGGTAGCACCGCCGCAGGTCAGTCCGATCCGCTGTCCGGCGTGCCGCCGGTCGATCCGTACGCGAAGCAGCCGTCGTCGTCCACTCCCGGCGGCATCCCGGCCCCGGACACGGGCGGCACGAGTGGCACCCCGACGCCCGACTCGACCGCCCCCACGACATCGACTTCAGCCGGCCCCGACGCGACGTCGACCACCGCGTCTGGCACCCCGAGCTCCGGCACCCCCGCGCCGCCCAAGCCGGATCCGAAGACCACCCCGGCGAAGACCACCCCGGCCCGCACCACGAACCCGTCGATGGCCGGCCAGGTCGTGGACCTCGTGAACGACGAGCGCGCCAAGGCCGGCTGCGATCCCGTCGCCGAGGAGCCGCACCTCGACCAGGCCGCGCAGGACCACAGCGACGACATGTCGGCCCGCAACTACTTCTCGCACGACACGCCCGAAGGCAAGCACTTCGACGAGCGCATCCGCGACGCCGGCTACAGCAAGCCGGGCGCCGAGAACATCGCGAAGGGCGCGACGAGCGCGAAGCAGGTGATGCAGCTGTGGATGAACTCCAGCGGCCACCGCGCGAACATCCTCAACTGCTCGCTGACCAAGCTCGGCGTCGGCGTGACCACCGCCGGCTGGTACTGGACGCAGGACTTCGGGTACTGAGCCGAAAACCTACAGCGAATCCTCGATCGGCCGCGTGCTCAAGTCGCCGTAGCGCGCCAGCACCGCGGCCCGCAGGTTCGGATCCGACCGCGGCACCGGCTCGATGAAGACCTCGGTGATGTCGTTGAACCCCTCGGTCAGCTCCCCCGCGATCCGCACGCAGGCGAACTCGACGTCGGCCGCCCCCAGCGAATCGTCGAAGTCCACGCGGGCGCACACGAGCACCTGGTCGGTGCCCATGAGCATCGTCTGCAGGTCCACCACCGCCTCGATTTCCGGGGCCGCCACGAGGTGGTCACGCACCCCGCGCACGATCCGCGGATCCGCCTGCCGGCCCACGAGCAGGCCCCGGTTGGTACGGCCCAGCAGGTACGCGACGCACGCGAGCAGCAGGCCGATGAGGATCGACGCGATGCCGTCCCACACCGACGAGCCCGTGAGCTGGTGCAACCCGATGCCGGCGAACGCGAGCAGCAGACCGATCAACGCGGCCGAGTCCTCGAACAGCACGGTCTTCGGCGCGGGGTCGTCGATCATGCGCAGGTAGGTGAAGAACGAACGCCGCTCCTGCCGGGCCTCCTTGCGCACCTGCCGGATCGCCTGCAGCCACGAAGTGCCTTCGAGGAGGAAGGCGATCCCCAGCACGGCGTAACCGACGATCGGGCTCGTCTGGTCCGTGCTCTCGCCGAACACGGTGGTGAAGCCCTCGTACAGCGCGAACATCGCGCCCGAGGCGAAGATCGAGACGGCCGCCAGCAGCGACCAGAAGTAGCGCTCCTTGCCGTAGCCGAACGGGTGGAGCCGGTCGGCCGGGCGCTCCGAACGTTTCAAGGCCGTGAGGAGCAGGACCTCGGTGATGGTGTCGGCGAAGGAGTGCGCCGCCTCCGACAGCATCGCGCCCGAGCCGGTGATGATCCCGGCGATCAGCTTCAGGATGGCGATGGCCAGGTTCACGCCGCCGGCCAGCAGCACCGTGAGGGTGCTCTCGCCGCCCGATTCTTCTTGCTCGCTCACGCGCAGAAGACTAGCCGCGCGGACGGGGTCAGAGTCGGTTGAGACCCGAAAGAACGCGCTCCATCAGCGCGATCGCCGGGCGGCCGTCCTCTTTGCGTTGCGGCGCGTGGATCGTCACGAGGCCGAGCTCGGCCAGGTCGTCGAGCAGGACCCGCGCGACGCCGAGCGGAACGCTCAGCGTCGCGGCCACCTCGGCCACCGACCGCGGGTACAGGCACAGCGACCGCACGATCCGGAACTCGCCCTTCACCTGCGGCGAGTTCCACCGCGGGTCGCCGGCGTTGGCCTTCACGAGCGCTTCGACGGCGAGGTTGCGGCGGGAGTGCGTGCGGCCGCGGGTGAGGACGTACGGCCGGACGAGCGTTCGCGGGCCGGGGACCGGCGACGGATCGGAGACCCAGCCGTCGCCCACCACGGGCTCGCCCGCGAACTCCTCGGGCACCTCGTTCGGCCAAACGGGTTCGGGGGTCCGGCCCCGTGCAACGCTTACTCGCCCGGAAGGCGGAAAGGGTGTGCCCGAGTGGCCGGTGTAACCAGGTCCGCTGTACCCGTTCACCACGTCGCGCCCCCTTATATCGGTAGCCGAATTCGCCTCCCGCAAGCGGCGTCGGTCGCGAGGAACCGTAGATTACGCCCGTTGTCCTGTCTGTCATCGGCAATGTGACGAAGCCGGACCAGAGGTGCAGAAAATGTGCACGGTAAACGTTTTCGCGACCATTCCGGTACGCTCGTACCTCTTGTGTCAAACGGTTACCGGAATTCGCCGACGGGCCGTGATCGTGAGTACCGAAAGCGTCGCGGCCACGAGGACCACCTGTTCGATGAGCGCCACCGGGTTGCCCGCCGTCACTAGACCGACCCAGCAGTACGTGACAATCGCGCCTGCTGCCAGGGAAAACGTGGGCGGACGGTAGTGCACGGCGTAGGCGACCACGGCCGCTTCGAGCGCCAGCATCAACACAACTGTGCCCCACGAATGGAGCAGCGCGGTCTTGTCCACCAGGTGGAACAGCGTGCTCGCCCCCAGCCCGACGGCGAACCCGGCCCACGCGTTGCCCCCGGCGACCGGCGGACGGACGGGCAGCCGAAAGGCGAACACGACCAGCACGACGGCCACCACGGCGGCGCCGAGCAGCTGTCCGGGCGCGGCGAGGAATGCCGGCGTTCCCATCATGCGAGACACCAGGAACGTGCCCGTCGCACCGACGAGCAGCGCCCCGGTCCACGCCACCGTGCCCGGCCGGCGCAGCCACGGCTCGCGCCCGAAGAACGCCTCCGCGATCGCGATCGGCGCCGCGATGCTCCAGACCACGTGCAGCGTCAGCACGAAAACCGTCCACTGGCCACCGATGCCGAGCCCGGCCCGTGCGCGGGGCTCAGCAGGTCGAGGCCGAGGTAGTGCGGGTTGAACAACGTTTGCGTGAGCAGGCCTTCTTCGACGACGCCGAAGGCCAGCGCGAGCGTGAGGATCGTCGGCCAGCCACGGCCGTGGCGGCGCGCGAGCTCACGGACCAACACCGCGGCCGAGCCGTAGAACGCGACGAACATCGCGAACATGCCGAGCTGTTGCCCGGGCTCGGGCGGCCCCGCGAGGTACTGGTCACCGAGGAGGAACTCGGCGACGAACGGGAAGACCAAGGCGAGTGCGGCGACCGCGGACTTGCGAAATGGCATGAAGTGATCGTGTCGCTGTGCGAGCATTCGCACACGGGCCGTAAATCACGACTGTCCCCATGACAAATGTCGGGGCCGGGAACGACTGAACGCCCCTTTCGCGACCGTTGTTGATCGTGAAAGGGGCGTTCAGCGCAGTTTGATACGGGCTATTTGTCCTCGTCCGGCAACGGGGTGCCGGTCGCCGTCTCGTCGGTCGGCACGTCGGGCTTGCTCGTGAGGTCGGCGTCCGACTCGCCCTCGAGCGAAGGCGCGCCCGCCGCCACCAGCGCCGGCTCCGGCTTGCGCTTCACGGCCGTGAGCAGCAGCTGAGCGACGTCCACGACCTCGACGCGCTCGCTCGCGAGGCCGTCGCTCTGCCGCGCGGTGACGCCGTCGGTGAGCATCACGCGGCAGAACGGGCAGCCCGTCGCGATCTTCGACGGCGCGGTGCCGAGCGCCTCGTCCACGCGCTCGACGTTGATCCGCTTGCCGATCTTCTCCTCCATCCACATCCGCGCACCGCCGGCACCGCAGCACATGGACCGGTCGCCGTGACGCGGCATCTCGCGCAGCTTCGCGCCCGAAGCGCCGACGAGCTCACGCGGAGCGTCGTAGACCTTGTTGTGGCG
The sequence above is a segment of the Amycolatopsis sp. 2-15 genome. Coding sequences within it:
- a CDS encoding CAP domain-containing protein; this translates as MVLVSLSVLLGGFSAAGGTVWLHDRPSVATLGSTAAGQSDPLSGVPPVDPYAKQPSSSTPGGIPAPDTGGTSGTPTPDSTAPTTSTSAGPDATSTTASGTPSSGTPAPPKPDPKTTPAKTTPARTTNPSMAGQVVDLVNDERAKAGCDPVAEEPHLDQAAQDHSDDMSARNYFSHDTPEGKHFDERIRDAGYSKPGAENIAKGATSAKQVMQLWMNSSGHRANILNCSLTKLGVGVTTAGWYWTQDFGY
- a CDS encoding DUF742 domain-containing protein, which translates into the protein MPEEFAGEPVVGDGWVSDPSPVPGPRTLVRPYVLTRGRTHSRRNLAVEALVKANAGDPRWNSPQVKGEFRIVRSLCLYPRSVAEVAATLSVPLGVARVLLDDLAELGLVTIHAPQRKEDGRPAIALMERVLSGLNRL
- a CDS encoding DUF7507 domain-containing protein; this encodes MGSAGKRLLAVLGLLATFVVPAHADAVKGLPQNYHQVVYGDFLYAGNSVVECTPSDADCAKAAGRETKKSAGDFALRWSDVDSDASTFDSSAASVTIPPGAKVAFARLSWGGTRTACASPAGSPRTQAVRFSVGAAQSDVAPGSYAEDAKFYSAYADVTGQFATAPTGAPLTLTAADVWTTAGRGCGGGWSVAIVFSYPTRDPQYAPVKRAIYVYDGHVPQAANGSATTTTVTGFRAASADAHVGVTAEGGDWGTTGDRFLINDKPVAEPGTGASDNFFVASTDNAAKPDVENTFGIDAKALSSDAVPSGATSAKLAFSSTGDDFVAQSLVFSVPVPDLQLVTHTDPPRAHAGDQVTVTVGVTNPNDTAATGVEVTDDRFPACAKKIGELAAGATTGYQCTVTAPDDDVTSAAKVTGTSTLGDALDGSATTRVDVVHPAITLAQQVDKAAYRAGDVVTFTVTATNTGDVPLHDVAITDAKVGACARTIGTLAPGQHTTGTCTAKAPVPDTSASVAGTDPLGKTVTANADVKVPGIAPALDVTKTVDPAVVHAGDPVTWTITVRNAGDSPLNPVVVTDATTPECSRTFGALAAGAQQSFPCGANPALTTTNTVTATGTDLSGQLVTDTAAATAKVIHPALSLTKTAAPAQVREGDRVTFTVTLKNTGDAPLDDVAVTDDRTPGCVRKFGRLAPQATQTYQCDLLAPGADFTDPVVATGKDELGKQLSVTADAPVDVIHPAVAVTESAAPAQVREGDHVTLSVTVSNTGDVPLDDLAVTSTKVPWCAKQLGILASQGKQTFTCTTVAGKDGFTNSVTATGTDPTARTVTASADAKFTVQHPAVTLATTVQGGPFREHDSVPLQVIVTNTGDTPLTKLHVTTAARAETCAQDHDTLAPGATWTFTCTTTAPADDVTESRTVTATPPVGPVVTASAETALDVIHPAITVTQTVAPTVTRPGEPATFTITATNTGDAELHDVAIEDQAAPECANRLGTLAPQAKQTYTCTHSAGDDLTSTAKATGTDPSNRPVTATADAHLDVIHPAITITQSAKPQQVREGDQVTFTITVRNTGDVPLTKVSIMDEKAPVCARPDGGTTLAPGATDHYTCTTQAGPDGYTNTAKVTAADPLGGTVTATADAAFTVVHPGLSLTRTVHGGPFRAGDAVTTTLTVTNTGDSPVTAVQVTDDQTPACAKIFDTLAPGAKQSYDCTSPAPADDSVLTAHATGIPATGPPLTAAADAKIDVIHPAITVKPVAAQHQARPGDDVTITVTVTNTGDTPLTNITLTGCPHTENQLATGAAATYTCTVKAAPDDFTTTVNATANDPTTRPVTASGATDVDVIHPEIAIMTDAEPYQVREGDTVTFSVLVKNVGDVPLTKVSVVDDHTAACAHDVATLAPDAEDTHTCTTVAGKTGFTSTTKAAGTDPTQRTVTASSQASFEVLQPKLTVTKTSAEGPFAPDDSVRFDLVLTNTGDTELHDVHVTDPQAPECARTFSTLPVNGIQRYPCTTTATGWTTDTTQATATPTRGAPITTTASNPVPVIHPGLTVTTDHLNQPIRPGDPVTYLTTVRNTGDAELHDVTVRATDPACAFTVPHLEPGTQTRRACTRTAETTAVTDTTATAQDPAGHQLTATTTTTTDVLGSNAAPAQPVKVIPRPALHVTERADPIASPGDTVTFLVTAANAGDTPLTVDGHHLDPGRRREWTRTAIAPRGGTLTDAVEVTAQREGAQPLTVRAAATVRILDSHARTAAQKQPIPGSDPDFTFYVLLGLALLGSGALLLRITRVS
- a CDS encoding cation diffusion facilitator family transporter, giving the protein MSEQEESGGESTLTVLLAGGVNLAIAILKLIAGIITGSGAMLSEAAHSFADTITEVLLLTALKRSERPADRLHPFGYGKERYFWSLLAAVSIFASGAMFALYEGFTTVFGESTDQTSPIVGYAVLGIAFLLEGTSWLQAIRQVRKEARQERRSFFTYLRMIDDPAPKTVLFEDSAALIGLLLAFAGIGLHQLTGSSVWDGIASILIGLLLACVAYLLGRTNRGLLVGRQADPRIVRGVRDHLVAAPEIEAVVDLQTMLMGTDQVLVCARVDFDDSLGAADVEFACVRIAGELTEGFNDITEVFIEPVPRSDPNLRAAVLARYGDLSTRPIEDSL